A window of Dehalococcoidia bacterium genomic DNA:
CCTGCGCAGGGGCGCTGCTGGTCGGGACAGGACTCGTGTTGCGGCGCGTGAGGAGCCGCTAACGATGCGTGAAAGGGGGCGCGTGAAAGCGTGCCCCCTTTAACAAGGCAGCCTGCGCTGCCCCATAGGAACCTAGCCGGCTGCTGCCTCCGCGGCCGCTCTCTCGCAGGGAAGCGGCGCCGGAAGATGGCCGGACTGCTGGAGTGCAAGAAAAAAGGGGGACGCAAACAATGAAATGGACAAAGCTGGCAATCACCATTTTCGTTCCCGTGCTGGCTCTTCTCGTTTTCGCGCAAACGTTTGAATCGAAGACGGCGGAGGCCAGGATCGTCTCCATCGTAACCGTCAACCAGGTCCTCTGCACCACGATGACCGCTTCCCTGGACTGGGACGGCGACACGATACCGGGTGAAGCCGAGGACGGCACGGCCGCCTTTACCGCTTGCTTGTCCCTCGCAGGTGCGACCGAGTTCCGGCAACTGGTGACGGTGCTGGGGGCCGACCCGGACAAGCCCACTCCCGAGGACCTGGCGAAGATAGATGTCGACGGTGGGCAGTTCCACCAGATGGACGGCGCGGGCTACGTCATCGCCTTCGTCAACAGCGATCAGCCGGTAGGCTTCGCCGCCGATACCGGCATCTTCCAGCGCACGGGGGCGAGCTTCGCGCGCTGCGGACCCATCGGCCCTGACTATGATTTCGAAGACGAAGACTGCGATAACGACGGGGTCAGGGGCGACGGCGTTGTCCTGGTCAAATGGCTTGCCAACCGCGACGACCGCGGCCCCGGCGTATTTCGCGTACGCCAGGGAATGATCGAGGTCGAAGAGCCTTACACCATCGTCGGCGAGCCACGTAACATCACGGTCAGCGCGAACAAGACGGTGATTCAGGCCGGCGCCGCCCAGTGCGAGCTCTTCGGCGACACCGCATCCTTCCTTGCCACGCTTCGCGCCGCGGAGAAGACCCCCCTTATGGCAAAGGTTGTCGACGAGGACGGGACGGAGGTGACAGCGGCCCTGGTCACGTGGGAGGTCAGGGATAGCGACGGCGCTATTACCGCCTTGCCCCTCGTCCCCACCGTCAGCAGTCCGCTCGGCGTCGGAGCCCCCAACGTTCTCTGCGGCCTCGAGCCGGGAACAGTAAGGGTGAGGGCCTCCACCGTCAAAGCTCCCAGCCCAACAAGCCCTCCGCTTGACTTGAATGCCACAGAACGGCACGTCGAAATCGAAGTCACCGTGATGGCGCCGCCGGAAGAGATGGTCCTGAGCGCCGAGCCGGCCAGCCTCGTCTGCGACGGCACCGCTACCGCGACCGTAAGCGCCACCCTTACCGACGCCGAAGGCAACCCTGCCGTCGACGGCAACGTTGTCGTTTTCGAGT
This region includes:
- a CDS encoding Ig-like domain-containing protein: MKWTKLAITIFVPVLALLVFAQTFESKTAEARIVSIVTVNQVLCTTMTASLDWDGDTIPGEAEDGTAAFTACLSLAGATEFRQLVTVLGADPDKPTPEDLAKIDVDGGQFHQMDGAGYVIAFVNSDQPVGFAADTGIFQRTGASFARCGPIGPDYDFEDEDCDNDGVRGDGVVLVKWLANRDDRGPGVFRVRQGMIEVEEPYTIVGEPRNITVSANKTVIQAGAAQCELFGDTASFLATLRAAEKTPLMAKVVDEDGTEVTAALVTWEVRDSDGAITALPLVPTVSSPLGVGAPNVLCGLEPGTVRVRASTVKAPSPTSPPLDLNATERHVEIEVTVMAPPEEMVLSAEPASLVCDGTATATVSATLTDAEGNPAVDGNVVVFESKTLGTVSPKEAKSAGGVATTVLTPLSDIARGVTVKATFMLPELDVNDIEDPDDDEEILVPVIEKSIIVACAEAAPAPPPAPPPAPPPAIQPPPTGSGGYLP